A stretch of the Marinomonas maritima genome encodes the following:
- a CDS encoding PA4780 family RIO1-like protein kinase, with protein MKIPKRIQPLIEDGLIDEVLRQLMSGKEATVYVVRCGSEIRCAKVYKEAGKRSFKQAVQYREGRKVRNSRRSRAMEKGSKFGRDEQENLWQNAEVDALYRLAAAGVRAPTPYGCFDGVLLMELVTDDSGEVAPRLNDVVLSEEQAKRDHDTIIKDIVRMLCAGLIHGDLSEFNVLVDSHGPVIIDLPQAVDAAANNNAEWMLERDINNMRNYYGMSAPELLETKYAKEIWSLFEAGKLTTETVLTGLFDEPTEEADVDSVLSEIKEAFEEEQERLARINTTDDED; from the coding sequence ATGAAAATCCCTAAAAGAATACAACCCCTCATCGAAGATGGCTTAATAGACGAAGTCCTTCGACAATTAATGAGCGGAAAAGAAGCGACTGTCTATGTAGTCCGCTGTGGATCAGAAATCCGCTGCGCGAAAGTCTATAAAGAAGCCGGTAAGCGCAGTTTTAAGCAAGCCGTTCAATACAGAGAAGGTCGAAAAGTTCGCAATAGCCGACGCTCACGAGCAATGGAAAAGGGCTCCAAGTTTGGCCGAGATGAGCAAGAAAACCTCTGGCAGAATGCGGAAGTGGATGCGTTATATCGCTTAGCCGCTGCGGGTGTTCGTGCGCCTACGCCTTACGGTTGCTTTGATGGCGTCTTGCTAATGGAGCTTGTCACTGACGACAGCGGCGAAGTCGCTCCTCGCTTGAATGACGTAGTTCTTAGTGAAGAACAAGCCAAACGAGATCATGACACCATTATAAAAGACATTGTACGCATGCTGTGTGCTGGTTTAATTCATGGTGACTTATCTGAATTCAACGTACTGGTTGATTCTCATGGCCCTGTCATCATTGATTTACCTCAAGCCGTTGATGCCGCTGCAAACAATAATGCGGAATGGATGCTAGAGCGCGATATCAACAACATGCGTAACTACTACGGCATGTCAGCACCCGAGTTGCTGGAAACAAAATACGCCAAAGAAATTTGGTCATTATTTGAAGCCGGTAAGCTAACAACAGAAACGGTACTAACCGGTTTATTTGATGAGCCAACCGAAGAAGCCGATGTAGATTCTGTTCTGTCGGAAATTAAAGAAGCGTTTGAAGAAGAGCAAGAACGCTTAGCCCGAATCAATACGACCGACGACGAAGATTAG
- a CDS encoding DEAD/DEAH box helicase: MSFTSLGLLKEITDVIDELGYAIPTPIQQAAIPAVLAQKDVMAGAQTGTGKTAAFALPLLHKILQAKNANNASRIQVLVLTPTRELAQQVHASFVKYSKNLPIKSVVVYGGASINVQLDALRNGCDVLVATPGRLLELVMKKLIDLSAVQTLVLDEADRMLDMGFIIDIQRILKTLPYKRQTLFFSATFNDDIFALSKVLLKDPKLIEVDNRNTTATQVEETIYAVDKDRKSALLSYLIGSKNWQQVLIFTRTKQGADELAKEMQKDGVATQSIHGDKSQGARDRVLADFKAGKVRALVATDVAARGIDIEQLLYVVNHELPYNAEDYIHRIGRTGRAGATGLAISLVSEKERYLLTDIEKLVGEQFVPQWLPGFEPDLNKVDRPSKKREPSKKEQRAKALGLHSSRDKKPKKKRR; this comes from the coding sequence ATGAGTTTTACCTCTTTAGGACTTCTTAAAGAAATCACCGATGTCATAGACGAATTAGGCTATGCAATTCCCACCCCCATTCAGCAAGCAGCCATTCCAGCCGTACTCGCACAGAAAGATGTCATGGCCGGCGCCCAAACTGGGACGGGGAAAACGGCGGCGTTTGCCTTACCTCTTCTACACAAAATACTACAAGCTAAGAATGCAAATAATGCCTCCCGAATCCAGGTTCTTGTATTGACGCCCACTCGTGAGCTTGCACAACAAGTCCATGCTAGCTTTGTAAAATACAGCAAGAATCTACCCATAAAATCCGTTGTCGTTTATGGCGGGGCGAGCATTAATGTACAACTTGATGCGCTAAGAAATGGTTGCGATGTATTGGTCGCAACACCGGGGCGATTGCTTGAATTGGTCATGAAAAAACTCATTGATTTAAGCGCTGTGCAAACCTTGGTGTTAGATGAAGCCGACCGAATGCTCGACATGGGTTTCATCATCGACATCCAAAGAATACTGAAAACCCTCCCTTATAAGCGGCAAACGTTGTTCTTTTCCGCCACCTTTAATGACGACATTTTTGCACTCAGTAAAGTCTTATTAAAAGACCCTAAACTCATCGAGGTCGACAATCGTAATACAACGGCAACTCAAGTTGAGGAAACTATTTACGCCGTTGATAAAGATCGCAAAAGTGCGCTCTTATCGTATTTAATTGGCTCAAAAAATTGGCAGCAAGTACTTATTTTCACTCGTACTAAACAAGGTGCAGATGAATTAGCAAAAGAAATGCAGAAAGACGGGGTAGCAACCCAATCTATTCACGGTGATAAATCTCAAGGGGCACGCGATCGTGTCTTAGCGGACTTTAAGGCTGGCAAAGTACGAGCGCTAGTAGCAACCGACGTCGCAGCACGAGGCATCGACATTGAGCAGCTACTGTATGTAGTGAATCACGAACTACCTTATAACGCAGAAGATTACATTCATCGAATAGGTAGAACGGGGCGCGCTGGCGCAACGGGGCTTGCTATTTCCTTAGTCTCTGAAAAAGAGCGCTATTTACTCACCGATATCGAAAAACTCGTCGGTGAGCAATTTGTTCCACAGTGGTTGCCTGGATTCGAACCTGATTTAAATAAAGTCGATAGGCCCAGTAAAAAGCGCGAACCCTCTAAAAAAGAACAAAGAGCAAAAGCGCTTGGCTTACACTCTTCAAGAGATAAAAAGCCAAAGAAAAAGCGCCGTTAG
- a CDS encoding carbohydrate porin, translating to MKKSIIHTAIVSSILSVSAAHAAPSFDANFELNTDAISKAEGDTTYDQNGRVELNAYSKHTAGDNFFAGKGTVLLNTDGEATVDDAFIKLGNSTWDVQLGRFEGVNLFPLGKDTMVEHVADVDVYQANKVRGRAGDDGGQIAFHFNASENVKFEIDTVFGDDDTAGDDTAAISGIRPSVTFITDAATFTAGFESVKYDLTAGGDVSQSGYALTANFDVAATNVNLSAAFMDDDNTDQKVSSFAANMTYGNFGLGVIGSNVDNKTGDDPSLLTTYVAYTMPVLDIENATVTLAGSYSTADKVAAGANDKTTAARVRFNYSF from the coding sequence ATGAAAAAATCTATTATACATACTGCCATTGTTAGCAGTATTTTGTCTGTCAGTGCAGCCCATGCCGCCCCTTCTTTTGATGCTAATTTCGAGTTAAATACCGATGCTATTTCTAAGGCAGAAGGCGATACGACGTATGATCAAAATGGTCGTGTTGAGTTGAATGCATACAGTAAACATACTGCAGGTGATAACTTCTTCGCAGGTAAAGGTACTGTTCTGTTAAATACGGATGGTGAAGCAACGGTTGACGATGCTTTTATTAAGCTGGGTAATAGTACTTGGGATGTCCAGCTTGGTCGCTTTGAAGGGGTGAATCTATTTCCGCTTGGTAAAGACACCATGGTCGAACACGTTGCTGATGTTGACGTTTATCAAGCGAATAAAGTACGTGGCCGTGCTGGCGATGATGGTGGACAAATTGCTTTCCACTTTAATGCGAGTGAAAACGTAAAATTCGAAATCGATACGGTTTTTGGTGATGATGATACAGCGGGTGACGATACCGCTGCTATCTCAGGCATTCGCCCATCTGTTACGTTTATCACGGATGCTGCGACGTTCACGGCTGGTTTTGAAAGCGTTAAGTACGACTTGACGGCGGGCGGCGATGTTAGTCAATCTGGTTATGCTTTAACCGCTAACTTTGATGTTGCCGCTACGAACGTTAATCTTTCTGCTGCTTTCATGGACGATGATAATACCGATCAGAAAGTATCTTCTTTTGCGGCAAACATGACCTATGGGAATTTTGGTTTGGGTGTGATTGGATCGAATGTTGATAACAAAACAGGCGATGATCCGTCTTTGTTAACGACGTATGTGGCTTACACAATGCCAGTATTAGACATCGAAAATGCGACCGTTACATTAGCAGGCTCCTACTCCACCGCGGATAAAGTTGCCGCTGGCGCAAATGATAAAACAACCGCAGCACGTGTTCGTTTTAACTATTCGTTCTAA
- the gss gene encoding bifunctional glutathionylspermidine amidase/synthase encodes MVSDSTKPTPFGTLLGIAPGNVPVYSSDYDSADDNELPNRHAYRSYVDGVFMGYKWQCVEFARRWLYLNKGYIFDDVAMAYDIFRLTSARLIVDESRLPLKSFRNGSLRHPEVGSLLIWSEGGEFEVTGHVAIITKVMPDRLHLIEQNVGHHVWPEGQNYSRELEARISDDGGYWLRCSYGDASILGWVIQTDNDQHAENIEPDDPTLFDLQLRHVPDKGQATRAWLNIANPAEEAFVDMMGGHKLASRVEDDHKYMVMTQTAERELKRATNELHALFMHATDYVLQNDELLSSFNIPPALWPKIHQSWDNRRNQMITGRFDFSVSAQGIKVYEYNCDSASCYMEAGIIQDKWAKHYGGNEGDGSATELVDELIEAWKNSDVKGVIHIMQDTDLEENYHALFMKRTMEKAGLHCKIIKGVSSLRWDDAGDVVDADGIKIRWVWKTWAWETALDQIRAECDDDEQRLRDYQTDVPRSTAPRLVDVLLRKDVMVYEPLWTLIPSNKAILPVLWLLFPDHPYLLESSFELSDSLKTNGYVSKPIAGRCGFNISLFDGEDALMEETAGRFSHQDQIFQALWKLPDIEGYRSQVCTFSVAGHYAGSCLRVDPTLVITKDSDLMTLRVIE; translated from the coding sequence ATGGTATCTGATTCCACTAAACCAACACCCTTTGGCACCTTGTTAGGCATAGCACCAGGCAACGTCCCTGTTTACTCGTCTGATTACGATTCTGCCGATGACAACGAGTTACCCAATCGTCATGCGTACCGCAGTTATGTGGACGGCGTTTTCATGGGTTACAAATGGCAATGTGTTGAGTTTGCTCGTCGTTGGTTGTATCTCAATAAAGGCTACATCTTTGATGACGTCGCCATGGCGTACGATATTTTCCGTCTGACGTCCGCTCGACTGATTGTCGACGAAAGCCGCTTACCGCTGAAATCGTTTCGTAATGGATCCTTGCGTCATCCAGAAGTCGGCTCCTTGTTAATTTGGAGCGAAGGTGGCGAATTTGAAGTCACCGGCCATGTTGCCATTATCACCAAAGTCATGCCGGATCGCCTGCATTTGATTGAACAAAACGTTGGTCACCATGTTTGGCCTGAAGGGCAAAACTATTCCCGCGAACTAGAAGCACGAATCAGCGACGATGGCGGTTATTGGTTACGCTGCTCCTATGGTGACGCGTCTATTTTAGGTTGGGTCATTCAAACCGACAATGACCAGCATGCAGAAAATATAGAGCCTGACGATCCAACACTTTTCGACCTACAACTACGCCATGTGCCAGACAAGGGTCAAGCCACACGCGCTTGGCTAAATATCGCCAACCCAGCGGAAGAAGCCTTTGTCGATATGATGGGTGGACACAAACTCGCCAGCCGAGTCGAAGACGACCACAAATACATGGTCATGACACAAACCGCTGAACGGGAACTGAAACGCGCCACCAACGAATTGCACGCTTTATTTATGCACGCGACAGACTACGTATTACAAAACGATGAACTTTTATCTAGCTTTAACATTCCGCCGGCGCTGTGGCCGAAGATTCATCAATCTTGGGATAATCGTCGTAATCAAATGATCACTGGAAGGTTCGATTTCAGCGTATCTGCACAAGGTATCAAGGTTTACGAGTACAACTGTGACTCGGCCTCTTGCTATATGGAAGCGGGGATCATCCAAGATAAATGGGCTAAGCATTATGGCGGCAATGAAGGAGATGGCTCTGCTACGGAACTGGTCGACGAATTGATTGAAGCGTGGAAAAACAGCGACGTGAAAGGTGTGATTCACATCATGCAAGACACCGATCTTGAAGAAAACTATCACGCTCTTTTCATGAAACGCACCATGGAAAAAGCGGGCCTACATTGCAAAATCATCAAAGGCGTTAGCAGTTTACGTTGGGACGATGCCGGCGACGTCGTGGATGCGGATGGCATTAAAATTCGCTGGGTTTGGAAAACATGGGCGTGGGAAACCGCGTTAGATCAGATCCGCGCGGAATGTGATGATGACGAGCAACGCCTACGCGATTATCAAACCGATGTGCCACGCAGCACAGCGCCACGTTTAGTGGATGTGTTGTTACGCAAAGACGTAATGGTATATGAACCACTTTGGACACTTATTCCGAGCAATAAAGCGATTTTACCTGTTTTATGGCTGCTTTTCCCTGATCATCCTTATTTATTGGAATCGTCTTTTGAATTAAGCGACTCGCTTAAAACCAACGGCTATGTGAGTAAACCTATTGCTGGCCGTTGTGGTTTTAACATCAGTTTATTCGATGGTGAAGACGCTTTGATGGAAGAAACTGCGGGTCGTTTTTCCCATCAGGACCAAATATTTCAAGCACTTTGGAAACTGCCCGACATTGAAGGCTACCGCTCACAAGTCTGTACTTTTTCCGTGGCTGGGCACTATGCTGGCAGCTGTTTGCGCGTTGATCCAACATTGGTCATCACCAAAGACAGCGATTTAATGACCTTGCGCGTTATTGAGTAA
- a CDS encoding alkene reductase, translated as MTTASTTLFSPVKLGDLEPPNRFVMAPLTRTRAPGHLPNALMAEYYAQRASTGLVITECTMVTEGTSSFGDDPGIYSQEQIEGWKLTTDAVHKAGGRIFMQIWHGGRAAHPLLNGGKDAVSSSALAIEGETHTPEGKKPYTVPRELTVSEIKAIVNDFRQGAINAKEAGFDGVEVHGANGYLIDQFLRESANKRTDEYGGSFENRARFLTEVLEAVTEVMGSGRVGLRLSPLNSFQSMKESDPLAWTRFLGEYLNRFDLAYLHLMRADFFGLQKADVVSVAREVYKGHLMVNMGYSPEEANQVIASGQADSVAFGTGILANPDFVERVKEGAELNQPNSDTFYTSGAEGYTDYPFMTAS; from the coding sequence ATGACAACTGCATCAACAACACTGTTTAGCCCTGTCAAATTAGGCGATTTAGAGCCGCCAAACCGTTTTGTAATGGCGCCTTTAACGCGCACACGCGCTCCTGGGCACCTACCAAACGCTTTGATGGCTGAGTATTACGCTCAGCGTGCTAGTACTGGTTTGGTCATTACTGAATGTACTATGGTAACTGAAGGCACCTCGTCTTTTGGAGACGATCCAGGCATTTATTCGCAAGAGCAAATTGAAGGCTGGAAGTTAACGACAGACGCGGTTCATAAAGCTGGTGGTCGTATTTTTATGCAAATTTGGCATGGCGGTCGCGCTGCGCACCCATTACTGAATGGCGGTAAAGATGCCGTCTCATCAAGTGCACTTGCAATCGAAGGTGAAACGCATACGCCGGAAGGTAAAAAGCCGTATACCGTACCGCGAGAATTGACCGTAAGTGAAATCAAAGCAATAGTGAACGATTTCCGACAAGGCGCGATTAATGCCAAAGAAGCAGGCTTTGATGGTGTTGAAGTTCATGGTGCGAATGGTTACTTGATTGATCAATTTTTGCGTGAAAGTGCGAATAAACGCACAGACGAATACGGCGGTTCTTTCGAAAATCGCGCACGATTTTTAACCGAAGTATTAGAAGCTGTGACAGAGGTTATGGGCAGTGGTCGAGTAGGATTACGCCTTTCACCTTTGAACAGCTTCCAAAGTATGAAAGAAAGTGATCCTCTCGCGTGGACTCGCTTCTTGGGTGAGTACCTAAATCGTTTTGATTTGGCTTACCTTCATCTGATGCGTGCTGACTTCTTTGGCTTACAAAAAGCGGATGTGGTGAGTGTGGCCCGCGAAGTTTACAAAGGCCACTTAATGGTTAACATGGGTTACAGCCCAGAAGAAGCGAACCAAGTGATTGCGAGTGGCCAAGCCGACAGTGTGGCATTTGGTACTGGCATCCTTGCGAATCCAGATTTCGTTGAGCGAGTTAAAGAAGGCGCAGAATTGAATCAACCAAATTCTGATACCTTCTATACGTCAGGCGCAGAAGGGTACACAGACTACCCGTTTATGACCGCGTCCTAG
- a CDS encoding bifunctional diguanylate cyclase/phosphodiesterase has product MLNTLKGRLYLLSILIVLPLYCFIYWSFDYSRVIVQEELLKAAKLVSNQAAENQQSLVDSTQRFLTSLVSISHIQQPNSDGCRRFVQELTPLFEGYVNIGVPNDKGILTCNGTQLKKTVDVSDRQYIRDALTKKSFTTSGVQVDRAMGHPTINFAYPVPSRENETVSVGVAVVVISLDWWSTLLSRNNLPTDSVAYVLDSSGQAVASYPKNTRFEYPGHFNTIWQSDDGVNRIFNKREVLNKDGQVQLTFLTGMAVDQSLQIVNERYTLMAVIFSILVLVIYALFQLFFINTISRPLHRLSDLALRLGRNEPIYAVRSIGVKEMDDLQGCFIKMAEGKSQAEEEIIRLAQTDSLTGMPNRDAFNRKLSDILVVAKENKSKLGIVLIDLDNFKEVNDTRGHEVGDDVLKEMAERFTQNCSNAHFIGRIGGDEFIFLFEGEHSSSEKMLVLSEEIIRLVKQPFTVAYGDVVMSASVGVVLYPDDGENIRELMGAADQAMYHAKKCGRDTIRRFNKELKDTLIQKMALIKDLRHAICNQEFYLVYQPIINRQGLVTKFEALIRWQHPERGLISPDQFIGFAEESGQILEIGAWVINEAKRALPKIRQVYGSDAQVSVNVSPMQLSNHHDNTCQFLNSLLTPDDNTEVTQQKNGLVVEITEHLLMNLDENTRKALLGFREKGIEVALDDFGTGYSSLSYLMNYDIDYLKIDKSFVQKLDDESSSVSLCEAIISMAHKLNMSVIAEGVETKEQRDVLLEYGCDYLQGFFFSRPMKLDQVLVYKQEK; this is encoded by the coding sequence ATGTTAAATACACTCAAAGGACGACTGTATCTTCTCTCAATTTTGATCGTTCTACCATTATACTGTTTTATTTACTGGAGCTTTGACTACAGCCGCGTCATCGTGCAAGAAGAATTGTTGAAAGCTGCAAAACTTGTTTCCAACCAAGCCGCTGAAAATCAACAGTCCTTGGTGGATTCTACTCAGCGCTTCTTGACATCATTAGTGTCTATTTCCCATATCCAACAACCCAATTCCGATGGCTGTCGTCGTTTTGTGCAGGAATTAACCCCCCTATTTGAGGGGTACGTCAACATTGGTGTCCCAAATGACAAAGGCATTTTGACCTGTAATGGCACGCAGTTGAAAAAAACCGTTGATGTGAGTGATCGACAATACATTCGTGACGCGCTGACCAAAAAAAGCTTTACCACAAGTGGCGTACAGGTAGATCGAGCGATGGGGCACCCCACGATTAATTTTGCTTACCCTGTGCCAAGCCGTGAAAATGAGACTGTTTCGGTTGGTGTCGCAGTGGTGGTTATTTCGCTCGATTGGTGGAGTACATTGCTTAGTCGCAATAATTTGCCAACTGACAGTGTTGCTTACGTATTGGACAGCAGTGGTCAGGCAGTGGCCAGTTATCCGAAAAATACGAGGTTTGAATATCCCGGGCATTTCAACACCATTTGGCAAAGCGATGACGGTGTTAATAGGATCTTTAATAAGAGAGAAGTGCTAAATAAAGATGGGCAAGTTCAGCTGACTTTCCTGACCGGCATGGCAGTTGACCAATCTCTTCAAATAGTTAATGAGCGCTACACTCTCATGGCTGTCATTTTTTCAATCCTTGTTTTGGTGATTTATGCGCTTTTTCAACTATTTTTTATTAATACAATATCGAGGCCATTACACAGACTTTCTGATCTTGCGCTTCGATTAGGTCGAAATGAACCTATTTATGCTGTCCGTTCTATTGGTGTTAAGGAAATGGACGATTTGCAGGGTTGTTTTATTAAAATGGCCGAGGGTAAATCTCAAGCCGAGGAAGAAATTATTCGGCTGGCTCAAACGGACAGTTTAACGGGAATGCCAAATCGTGACGCGTTTAATCGAAAGCTCTCAGACATTCTTGTTGTTGCAAAGGAAAATAAAAGCAAACTGGGGATCGTCCTAATTGATTTGGATAATTTCAAAGAAGTAAATGATACTCGTGGCCATGAGGTGGGAGATGACGTACTCAAAGAGATGGCGGAGCGTTTTACCCAGAACTGCTCTAATGCGCACTTTATTGGTCGGATCGGTGGTGATGAATTTATTTTCTTATTTGAGGGCGAGCATTCTAGTTCTGAAAAAATGTTAGTCCTAAGTGAAGAGATAATACGCTTAGTCAAACAACCTTTTACGGTGGCCTATGGTGATGTTGTTATGTCGGCCAGTGTGGGTGTTGTTCTTTACCCTGATGATGGAGAAAATATTAGGGAATTAATGGGCGCAGCGGATCAAGCGATGTATCACGCCAAAAAATGTGGGCGCGATACCATTCGCCGATTTAACAAGGAGTTAAAAGACACACTTATACAGAAAATGGCGTTGATTAAAGATTTACGTCACGCTATCTGTAATCAAGAGTTTTATTTGGTGTATCAACCCATTATTAATAGACAAGGCTTAGTCACAAAATTTGAAGCGCTTATTCGCTGGCAGCACCCAGAAAGAGGTTTGATATCACCAGATCAATTCATTGGGTTTGCCGAGGAATCAGGTCAGATTTTAGAGATAGGGGCTTGGGTTATTAACGAAGCGAAACGAGCTTTGCCGAAAATTCGTCAAGTGTACGGCAGTGACGCACAGGTCAGTGTGAATGTTTCACCTATGCAGCTATCGAACCATCACGATAATACATGTCAATTTTTGAACAGTTTGCTTACTCCGGACGATAATACGGAAGTAACGCAGCAAAAAAATGGCTTAGTGGTTGAAATAACTGAGCACCTTTTGATGAACTTAGATGAAAATACTCGCAAAGCACTGCTCGGCTTTCGGGAAAAAGGTATAGAGGTTGCTTTGGACGATTTTGGGACAGGCTATTCCTCTCTTTCCTATTTGATGAATTACGACATCGATTATTTAAAAATCGATAAAAGCTTTGTACAAAAACTGGATGACGAATCTTCCTCTGTGTCGCTATGTGAGGCCATCATTTCTATGGCGCATAAACTTAATATGTCAGTTATTGCGGAAGGTGTCGAAACGAAAGAACAGCGTGATGTATTACTAGAGTATGGCTGTGATTACCTACAAGGATTTTTCTTTTCCAGACCAATGAAATTGGATCAAGTTCTCGTATATAAACAGGAAAAATAA
- a CDS encoding GFA family protein, protein MSHLHTGSCLCGAVKFELEGEFKKFFLCHCSRCRKTSGSAHCASLFAPGAALRWLSGEDKIRFYRHEETHFARTFCSLCGSNVPTDAKARGLVAVPAGCLDTDVDIKPQAHIFMDSKGNWDESLVDVPAFDGMPS, encoded by the coding sequence ATGAGTCACCTTCACACTGGATCTTGCCTGTGCGGCGCGGTTAAATTTGAATTAGAAGGCGAATTTAAAAAGTTTTTCCTTTGTCATTGTAGTCGTTGTCGTAAAACATCAGGTTCAGCTCATTGCGCGAGTCTATTCGCGCCGGGCGCAGCATTACGCTGGTTAAGCGGTGAGGATAAAATACGCTTTTATCGCCACGAAGAAACCCATTTCGCTCGCACTTTTTGTTCGCTATGCGGATCAAATGTGCCCACCGACGCCAAAGCTCGAGGGTTGGTTGCAGTGCCTGCTGGCTGTTTAGACACAGACGTTGATATCAAGCCTCAAGCGCACATATTCATGGACAGTAAAGGCAACTGGGATGAGAGCTTAGTCGATGTTCCAGCATTCGACGGCATGCCGAGTTAA
- a CDS encoding 3-hydroxybutyrate dehydrogenase — translation MNNKTVLITGAASGIGLEIAHAFLKSNMNVAILDFSQSAIEDAKNRLSEFNQHCAFFACDVTNETQFMGAIDSAIEQFGHIDILINNAGVQYIAPIEEFPSETYRRLIDIMLIAPFLAIKKILPLMKEKGDGRIINMASINGLIGFAGKAGYNSAKHGVIGLTKVAALEAAPFGVTINALCPGYVDTPLVRNQLAELAKTRNVSLDNVLEEVIWPLVPQRRLLTVDEISDYCLFLTSPSAKGVTGQAIVIDGGYTAQ, via the coding sequence ATGAACAATAAAACAGTCTTAATTACGGGAGCGGCCAGTGGCATAGGGTTAGAGATTGCCCATGCATTTCTCAAATCCAATATGAATGTCGCCATTTTAGATTTCAGTCAGAGTGCAATCGAAGACGCTAAAAATCGACTGTCTGAATTTAATCAGCACTGTGCTTTCTTTGCCTGTGATGTCACCAATGAAACGCAGTTTATGGGCGCCATAGATTCCGCCATTGAGCAATTTGGCCACATCGACATTCTGATCAATAATGCTGGTGTTCAATATATTGCGCCCATTGAAGAATTTCCTTCAGAAACGTACCGTCGGTTAATCGACATTATGTTGATCGCGCCCTTTCTGGCGATCAAGAAAATACTGCCGCTGATGAAAGAAAAAGGCGATGGTCGAATCATTAATATGGCGTCAATTAATGGCTTAATCGGTTTTGCAGGGAAAGCAGGCTATAACTCTGCCAAACATGGCGTAATTGGCCTCACTAAGGTCGCAGCACTCGAAGCCGCGCCTTTTGGTGTGACCATCAATGCGCTGTGTCCCGGCTATGTGGACACGCCCTTGGTGAGGAATCAGCTGGCAGAGTTAGCAAAGACGCGCAACGTCTCCCTCGACAACGTATTAGAAGAAGTCATTTGGCCGCTGGTGCCGCAACGACGCTTACTCACCGTAGATGAAATTTCGGACTACTGTTTGTTTCTCACCAGCCCTTCGGCAAAAGGCGTAACTGGACAAGCTATCGTCATTGATGGGGGGTATACCGCGCAATAG